One Rhododendron vialii isolate Sample 1 chromosome 2a, ASM3025357v1 genomic region harbors:
- the LOC131314631 gene encoding uncharacterized protein LOC131314631 — translation MLEPEFCSSRILSPFREESGDEELSVLPRHTKVIVTGNNRTKSVLVGLQGVVKKAVGLGGWHWLVLKNGVEVKLQRNALSVLEPPTGNEEEDDDDFDISSGSSDIGEKYNDFSTGIEFSKVSKPRVRYTRPWISSISSKSTNRSTCKEVQSHIRPPQLRANLAKLGTSSLWRYWRSFKLGSPNPNLTKAQLVDAVQQHFASQQIDEFQVISDFIHAAKRLKSVETYRE, via the exons ATGCTGGAGCCTGAGTTCTGTTCTTCTCGGATTCTATCACCTTTTCGGGAGGAAAGCGGGGACGAAGAGCTTTCTGTGCTTCCTAGGCACACTAAAGTTATTGTAACAGGAAACAACAGAACAAAGTCTGTGTTGGTTGGTTTACAAGGAGTCGTCAAGAAGGCTGTTGGTCTTGGTGGTTGGCATTGGCTG GTTTTGAAGAATGGGGTGGAAGTGAAGCTGCAAAGGAATGCTCTTAGTGTTTTGGAACCTCCCACTGggaatgaagaagaagatgacgatgattttgatatatctaGCGGCAGCTCTGACATTGGTGAAAAGTATAACGATTTCT CTACTGGGATTGAGTTCAGCAAAGTAAGCAAGCCAAGAGTTAGGTATACAAGGCCATGGATTTCATCTATATCATCTAAGTCAACTAATCGTAGTACTTGCAAGGAAGTTCAGTCCCATATTCGGCCACCTCAATTG AGAGCGAACTTGGCAAAATTAGGAACCAGCTCCTTGTGGAGATATTGGCGAAGCTTCAAACTT GGAAGCCCTAACCCTAATCTTACTAAAGCACAGTTGGTTGATGCTGTTCAGCAGCATTTTGCTTCACAG CAAATTGACGAGTTCCAAGTGATTTCAGACTTTATTCATGCAGCAAAGAGACTGAAATCGGTTGAAACATACAGAGAATGA
- the LOC131314642 gene encoding serine/arginine-rich splicing factor SR45a-like isoform X2 yields the protein MSHSREGRSSASPPYSKSRVRDRRSRSLSGSRRSRSRSRDSVGAVNPGNNLYVTGLSTRVTNSELEKYFSREGKVTECQLVTDPHTKESRGFAFVTMETNEDAERCIKHLNRSVLEGRLITVEMAKRKRGRTPTPGRYQGLRDKRGRDYSPPRRYERDPRTSESRGRPRSPHSRRGNDDYSDSYGRRGGGGYRRAY from the exons ATGTCGCACTCAAGAGAAGGAAG ATCTTCTGCTTCACCCCCCTACTCCAAGTCACGTGTTAGGGATCGTCGATCGAGATCCTTGTCAGGGTCTAGGAGGAGTCGCTCCAG GAGCCGTGATTCTGTTGGTGCTGTTAATCCTGGAAATAACTTGTATGTAACGGGTTTGTCTACAAGGGTTACTAACAGTGAACTTGAGAAATATTTCAGCCGTGAAGGAAAG GTTACTGAGTGCCAGCTGGTTACAGATCCTCACACCAAAGAATCTCGTGGGTTTGCTTTTGTTACTATGGAGACAAATGAGGATGCAGAACGCTGTATTAAGCATCTAAATCGTTCTGTGCTCGAAGGACGATTAATCACAGTGGAAATG GCCAAGAGGAAGCGTGGGAGGACGCCAACTCCTGGAAGGTACCAAGGTCTCAGAGATAAACGAG GACGTGACTACTCACCTCCACGCCGGTATGAGAGAGATCCTCGTACCAGTGAAAGCCGAGGAAGACCACGCTCCCCGCACAGTAGGAGGGGCAATGATGATTACTCTGACTCGTATGGGAGGCGTGGTGGTGGCGGCTACAGAAGAGCGTATTAA
- the LOC131314642 gene encoding serine/arginine-rich splicing factor SR45a-like isoform X1, producing MSHSREGRSSASPPYSKSRVRDRRSRSLSGSRRSRSRSRDSVGAVNPGNNLYVTGLSTRVTNSELEKYFSREGKVTECQLVTDPHTKESRGFAFVTMETNEDAERCIKHLNRSVLEGRLITVEMDVTTHLHAGMREILVPVKAEEDHAPRTVGGAMMITLTRMGGVVVAATEERINSTRLSTTSHFKFSMVLVMSCRVMVAATVDPHK from the exons ATGTCGCACTCAAGAGAAGGAAG ATCTTCTGCTTCACCCCCCTACTCCAAGTCACGTGTTAGGGATCGTCGATCGAGATCCTTGTCAGGGTCTAGGAGGAGTCGCTCCAG GAGCCGTGATTCTGTTGGTGCTGTTAATCCTGGAAATAACTTGTATGTAACGGGTTTGTCTACAAGGGTTACTAACAGTGAACTTGAGAAATATTTCAGCCGTGAAGGAAAG GTTACTGAGTGCCAGCTGGTTACAGATCCTCACACCAAAGAATCTCGTGGGTTTGCTTTTGTTACTATGGAGACAAATGAGGATGCAGAACGCTGTATTAAGCATCTAAATCGTTCTGTGCTCGAAGGACGATTAATCACAGTGGAAATG GACGTGACTACTCACCTCCACGCCGGTATGAGAGAGATCCTCGTACCAGTGAAAGCCGAGGAAGACCACGCTCCCCGCACAGTAGGAGGGGCAATGATGATTACTCTGACTCGTATGGGAGGCGTGGTGGTGGCGGCTACAGAAGAGCGTATTAACTCAACTCGATTAAGCACTACCTCCCATTTCAAGTTTTCAATGGTTCTCgtcatgtcgtgtcgtgtcatggTGGCGGCTACCGTTGACCCACATAAGTGA